A region from the Leishmania panamensis strain MHOM/PA/94/PSC-1 chromosome 20 sequence genome encodes:
- the G6PD gene encoding glucose-6-phosphate 1-dehydrogenase, putative (TriTrypDB/GeneDB-style sysID: LpmP.20.0330): protein MSSEHSSADQNSYEADVCCILDELRAQVLAQKPDNVLQFISKSALNLQKQRQMEACDQITFKVKDEQKNRALTIIVIGASGDLAKKKTFPALFQLYCDGFLPPEVNIVGYARTKVDDVEKWKRETLMKYFLNLSALRCHAEDFLKHISYFSGAYDNVDDFKRLDKMIREKEDAFKGPEKGGDRLFYLALPPSVFACVCGSIRKGAMPQEVGGWVRLIIEKPFGHDTNSSAELSHALEPFFDESQLYRIDHYLGKEMVQNIITTRFANRIFSSLWNSSNIACVQITFKETIGTEGRGGYFDSIGIIRDVMQNHLTQILALLAMEKPKSLEAERIRDEKVSLLKCVEPVTKENCVLGQYTASADGSIPGYLEDETVPKGSTCPTFAVLRLNINNDRWSGVPFILKAGKAVEQKYVAIRVQFHDEVHPYGDATKRNELVIRAQPSEAMYVKITTKVPGHSEDLRHTHQTELDLTYHSRYSVRLPDAYESLINDALLGNSTNFVRRDELDVAWRIFTPLLHQIDRGEVAPIPYQAGTRGPKEADDFIINNGFKKEEDYHWAPSNKL, encoded by the coding sequence ATGTCGTCGGAGCATTCCAGTGCTGATCAGAATTCCTATGAGGCTGACGTGTGCTGCATTCTGGACGAGCTCCGCGCACAGGTGCTGGCGCAGAAGCCGGACAACGTGTTGCAGTTCATCTCCAAGTCAGCGCTTAATCTTCAGAAACAGCGCCAGATGGAAGCGTGTGATCAAATCACCTTCAAGGTGAAGGATGAGCAGAAGAACCGTGCGTTGACCATCATTGTGAtcggcgccagcggcgatCTGGCCAAGAAGAAGACATTCCCGGCCCTCTTTCAGCTCTACTGCGACGGATTCCTCCCCCCGGAAGTCAACATTGTCGGCTATGCTCGCACCAAGGTGGATGATGTCGAGAAGTGGAAGCGTGAGACGCTCATGAAGTACTTTTTGAACCTGTCGGCGCTTCGATGTCACGCCGAAGACTTCTTGAAACACATTAGCTACTTCTCGGGAGCGTACGACAACGTGGACGACTTCAAGCGTCTCGACAAGATGATCCGCGAGAAGGAGGATGCTTTCAAGGGCCCTGAGAAGGGTGGCGACCGTCTCTTTTACCTTGCTCTCCCCCCATCGGTGTTTGCATGCGTCTGTGGGAGCATTCGCAAGGGTGCCATGCCGCAGGAGGTAGGAGGATGGGTGCGGCTGATCATAGAGAAGCCCTTTGGCCACGACACCAACAGTTCCGCCGAGCTGTCCCACGCGCTGGAGCCGTTCTTCGACGAGTCGCAGCTGTACCGCATTGACCACTATCTCGGGAAGGAGATGGTACAGAACATCATCACGACACGCTTCGCCAACCGCATCTTCAGCTCTTTGTGGAACTCGAGCAATATCGCTTGCGTGCAGATCACGTTCAAGGAGACGATCGGCACCGAGGGCCGTGGCGGCTACTTCGATAGCATTGGCATTATTCGTGACGTCATGCAAAACCATCTCACCCAGATTCTTGCCCTGCTAGCCATGGAGAAGCCGAAGTCACTCGAAGCCGAGCGCATCCGCGACGAGAAGGTGTCGTTGCTGAAGTGTGTTGAGCCCGTCACCAAGGAGAATTGCGTGCTGGGCCAGTACACTGCCTCCGCCGACGGTTCCATCCCAGGTTACCTGGAGGACGAGACCGTACCCAAGGGCAGTACTTGCCCCACGTTTGCCGTGCTGCGGCTCAACATCAACAACGACCGATGGTCGGGAGTCCCTTTTATTCTCAAGGCTGGCAAGGCCGTGGAGCAGAAGTACGTGGCGATTCGCGTTCAGTTCCACGATGAGGTTCACCCGTACGGCGATGCAACAAAGCGTAACGAGCTTGTCATTCGTGCCCAGCCGTCCGAGGCCATGTATGTCAAGATTACCACAAAAGTTCCCGGTCATAGTGAGGACTtgcggcacacgcaccagACAGAATTGGATCTCACCTACCACTCCCGGTACAGTGTACGTCTCCCAGACGCTTACGAGAGCCTCATCAACGACGCACTGCTGGGCAACTCCACAAACTTTGTGCGCAGGGACGAACTCGATGTG
- the APX gene encoding ascorbate-dependent peroxidase, putative (TriTrypDB/GeneDB-style sysID: LpmP.20.0320), which translates to MTGTSRRAKGLFAGIAAGSFVSGAMIVSCVSFGSRANEPPFDIKSLRSDIEAMISDNLDLGPSLVRLAWHEAGSYDCFKKDGAPNTASMRFKPECQYEGNNGLEVPRRALEPFKKKYPQISYADLWVLAAYVAIEYMGGPSIPFSWGRVDAKDGSVCGPDGRLPDGGKTQDHVREVFTRLGFNDQETVALIGAHTCGECHIKYSGFDGPWTHDKNGFDNSFFTQLLSEEWVVNPKIQKMQLMDRATTKLMMLPSDMALILDPKYRKYVELYANDNDRFNKDFSAAFKKLTELGTKNLRKAPAVEC; encoded by the coding sequence ATGACCGGTACCTCGCGGCGAGCGAAGGGGCTCTTTGCTGGCATCGCTGCCGGCTCCTTCGTGAGCGGTGCCATGATTGTTTCGTGTGTCAGCTTCGGCTCTCGGGCGAATGAGCCGCCGTTTGATATCAAGTCACTCCGTTCCGACATTGAGGCGATGATTTCTGATAATCTTGATCTTGGACCTTCGCTGGTTCGTCTCGCGTGGCACGAGGCTGGCTCTTACGACTGCTTTAAGAAGGACGGCGCTCCGAACACGGCGTCGATGCGCTTCAAACCAGAGTGCCAATACGAGGGTAACAACGGTCTCGAAGTCCCTCGCAGGGCGCTGGAGCCGTTCAAGAAAAAGTATCCGCAAATATCTTATGCAGATTTGTGGGTGCTCGCCGCCTACGTGGCTATTGAGTACATGGGTGGTCCGAGTATTCCGTTCAGCTGGGGTCGCGTGGATGCGAAGGACGGCTCTGTGTGCGGACCGGACGGGCGCCTGCCGGACGGTGGAAAGACGCAGGATCACGTGCGCGAGGTCTTCACGCGTCTCGGGTTCAATGATCAGGAGACGGTGGCGCTTATCGGTGCGCACACTTGCGGTGAGTGCCACATCAAGTACTCCGGCTTCGATGGGCCGTGGACACACGACAAGAACGGGTTCGACAACTCCTTCTTCACGCAACTTCTCAGTGAGGAGTGGGTGGTGAATCCCAAGATCCAGAAGATGCAGCTGATGGACCGCGCGACTACGAAACTGATGATGCTTCCCAGTGACATGGCCCTGATTCTCGACCCCAAGTACCGCAAGTACGTTGAGCTATACGCAAACGACAACGACCGCTTCAACAAAGATTTTTCCGCGGCGTTCAAGAAGTTGACGGAGCTGGGCACCAAAAACCTTCGCAAAGCACCGGCAGTGGAATGCTAA